In the Salvia miltiorrhiza cultivar Shanhuang (shh) chromosome 8, IMPLAD_Smil_shh, whole genome shotgun sequence genome, taataaaaaagaatagtCAGAAATGGAATAGAAAGTTTGAAACTTCTTAATCTCCCATTCAATCTTCTCTATTATAAAAGCTCTTCTTTGTGGTGATAATACCAAAATATCAAGTTGGCTCAACCGTCTTTATTTTGATTCTTACGGGCCTCTTGAATCTTCTCTTTAcctatttctttttatttaaatttaatttgtttttgtcTCTAATTAAGGCTTTTTCCTTTCTTTATTAGTGATTTAATAGGAATTCTCTTGTTAAGACCCTATGAATTGATTAAAACCTCAGATTCATACTCGAACCACGACGATTTAATAAAAAATCCTAAGCTAACCCAAGGATTCTCTGAGTAAGAACCCTCGGTTGATCTTGGTTGATCACGTATTTCATGAATTAGATAAAAtgactaaaaaaaaaagaaagatttttcttttttcaaacaGGTTGCATTTTTTTTGCCGCCGGATACGAGGTCAAATATTCAGTATGAATCATAGTTCAACTATTTCTTAATCTAGTTCGTGTTCCAGATATTTGAACAAATATCCGACGAAGTAGAACCATCTTTATCAAGGTGACAGATCTAGCCTCTGTACTATCAATAGAATCAATTATAACAAGTCACACACTCATATTCCGGAAATacagaaagaaataaattccACGATCGAACTACCAAAATAGAATAAGCCCTTAAATTGAGttctaacttatttattttttattcaaaaagcTAGGACTTTGTTATTCTTATAGATTTAATTCATTGAAATTCCATCCAATAAAACGGAAGAATTATAAATCTCCAAAATAATAGATAGAAATACCGCAAATAGAGCCATTGCGACACCCATCAATGGAGTCGTTCCCCACCCGGGAGCTACTTTACCATATTCCGAATTCAATGGTTTTAATAAACTCCCTACAGTAGTTCGTCTTGGACCCGATCTAGAACTGTTCTCAACAGTTTGTGTAGCCATAAATCCTATTCTATTCATTGAGATCTGTTGACTTTGTATACGATTCCGTTGTAAATAAACGATCTTATGATAGATACGTTGGGGtcttgaaattatataatcatAATGGAAACAGCAACCCTAGTCGCCATTTTTATATCTGGTTTACTTGTAAGTTTTACCGGGTACGCCTTATATACCGCTTTTGGGCAACCTTCTCAACAACTAAGAGATCCATTCGAGGAACACGGGGACTAGTTGAAGTAATGAGCCTCCCAGCATTGGGAGGCTCATTACTTCAATTGAGATAATGAAAAATCATTTTACCTTTTTAGTTGGAACTTTAGGTGTTTCTCGAAAAAAAATAGCGAAAAAAATGATCCCTAGAGTCGAGACTAAAAGGAATGTATAAACCAATGCTTCCATAAATTTGATCGTGGTTTACAATTATAGCTTTCCTACttgttcgtttttttttttttcattttatttttgggaATCATCTTGAAAGAGCAAAAAAAAAAGCGGTGATTCAAATTCACTCCGGTACTCTATGTAAAATCCCCCCTAAAATAGAGGGGAAAAATGCCAAAGCGGTCTTGTATCAGACTGCCTGTCTTCTTGTAGTTGGATCCCCAAGTTTTTGGAATGCTCCAAACTCTACTTGAGCATCCAAATCTGGGTCAATGCCGGCAAAAACATCTCTGAACAAGGTTCTAGCACCATGCCAAATGTGTCCGAAGAAGAAGAGCAAAGCAAACGAAGCATGCCCAAAAGTAAACCAACCCCTTGGACTGCTACGAAAAACACCATCGGATTTCAAAGTTGCGCGATCTAATTCAAAAATTTCACCCAATTGAGCACGTCTAGCATATTTTTTCACAGTAGCAGGATCACTATAACTGACTCCATTAAGTTCGCCGCCATAAAACTCAACGGTTACACCTACTTGTTCAACACTATACTTGGATTCTGCCCTTCGAAAAGGTACATCCGCTCTAACAATCCCGTCGCCGTCTACCAAAACGACTGGAAATGTTTCAAAAAAAGTGGGCATACGACGTACAAAAAGCTCACGCCCTTCTTTATCTCTAAAGATAGGATGTCCTAACCATCCTACCGCTATTCCATCTCCGTTATCCATTGAGCCTGCCCTAAATAATCCTCCTTTTGCCGGATTATTGCCGATATAATCATAAAAAGCTAATTTTTCAGGAATTTTAGACCAGACTTCTGATAAACTTTGATTTTCGGCTAGCCCGGCGCTAACTCTTCGATATATCTCTTGCTGGAAATAACCCTGATCCCATTGATAACGAGTGGGACCAAACAATTCGATGGGAGTAGTTGCTGAACCATACCACATAGTTCCAGCAACAACAAAAGCTGCAAAAAAGACAGCCGCGATACTACTGGAGAGTACAGTTTCAATATTTCCCATACGTAACCCTTTGTATAGACGTTGTGGCGGTCGAACGCTAAGATGGAATAGACCCGCTAATATGCCCAGTGTACCTGCTGCAATATGATGAGAAGCTATTCCTCCCGGAACAAAAGGATCAAAACCTTCCACGCCCCAGGACGGATTTACAGGCTGTACTCTTCCCGTCAGTCCATAAGGATCGGACACCCATATTCCAGGGCCGTACAGACCTGTTACATGAAATGCACCAAAACCAAAGCAAGCCACCCCGGAGAGAAATAAATGAATTCCAAAGATCTTGGGCAAATCCAAAGAGGGTTTTCCTGTACGTTCATCAGAAAATATTTCTAGATCCCAATAGACCCAATGCCAGATAGCTGCCAAAAAGCATAAGCCAGAAAACACAATATGTGCCCCAGCTACACCTTCGTAACTCCAAATCCCCGGATTCGTTACAGTTCCGCCTATGATACTCcaactgtcgcagcccgccctaactaaggatagttaagccgagtgatctacgactagggatggggttaaagagtaaggggaagaaaggggcgtcatttggaaCTGTAAATCTTACTCAACTTAAGAAAACTcgtcgtatttactcattaatacacATTTAagcagtctatgaaagacaacataaaaacttaataaatatcattaatcaagttatacatcatatgaaaccattcttttaagactcaaagtatgacataacatactataacatcaacaacatcttgcagcggaaagtagctagacatatgtatgaagacatattctagacaggttaactatttattaacaaccctggagactccgctcattgcagcaccatcaccacatcagctcaacctgcacatttagaaaacatatgcagggctgagtacaaaagcactcagtgaacacatgccaaacatctcattcttataaagctataaatattgtcattgccatttcatatgcataatacaaggaatttgtTTGAAAGCCCtgtattagctaaactcattttcatttcctcaaagttgtctgcgcagacttttctcatcaggtaagtatcatatctgttataacatcaagtactgagagggaggcctccctctgcagcactgtgatcggccaacccgctcgatgactcacgaccacctcagtgtacacaaatccttaccagtatctacactagcataggaccgaattcttcatctcaagcagatagataacataccaaaacatcaaaaatttggcaatgcaataacttcaatataacatccttcgtataataattcccttcatgtcatttcataaagaaccattcatcatttgatcattttcataaaatcgaaacttaacaattatatcatatcattcatttcatttcatataagaggcctgtatgcaggggatctctatatacgtgtttaagaaagcccacctcgttgtgtctctgtatcaatgagtaacgtcactctctccctcaagtcgttacttcccaaaaggaccttcatcgttatgaagaatcagtgagaagttattaaagaaaactcgattaataatctaatctcttttatgaaacattagtatctctaatgttcatctctcttttgactatgctcaaatcctaatttcactaggaaattataatgattatttgatgatatatcaaagtattcactaaaaatttcggcatgacctattcatacataacgtcagccacgagatttcaacgcgtgaatctcactacgtgaactcgtctctcaactcaaaacttaacatcttgacatctcttcaacgcaaaccaacaattcaaaatcatcaaaactctttatcagtcaactatcatttatactcgaaaccaattgttcgagtgtcagataccaacatttatgtgcgttaaacataactctcacactcactccatttagacataTAATCGAcaacaaactcaaataataaatcatatcttaacaatttaacatgctcataattctcaattaaatcttCAACATAgtaataaaatactaaattccaactttaagtaattaacatgcttctctaacttatttatctcatttaaactaataaatctaatccatgctaatttctcatacttagccattttatatgcattcctcatgcaactcaaaaacctcgataacttactaatcatgctcatctcataaatactcaaataattcataaagtCTTACTAACAttgcattaactcatatgcactgctagttcacttacatgacttcacatacgccacatatctcaacttaaaatcgagcatcgctcgtctctggccttatgactcacggccttcatcaaatttgaacctcggtgttcaaattaatctaagtaaattatacgtgcaatatttaataaatataaacacatatataaactcaaatcattcaaataaaaatcaaatattcacatccgggcatcaaaccattcggtcctcatgcttctcgtttctaacCTTCCTCGAAAATTCCCAATTTaatctagcatgctcatgtgatatcgtagaacacatatatgcaaTAATATTAATCATGCAACGTCctaaacttcacgaatttaaataatcatattctaaaaacttatacaattttcgtgcttggaaaaatacaaatttaatatatatcgattctagcatacccctaagcacaaatatcaagtcaaaacgatcaaacaaaaatcgaaagacgagctaatatgtgaaaaacggggctgccctcatgggtttcatagctacggttcgttccgttcttactcccttcattaaacatgctcaacatctacccaagaacaacatactaaaatttcacgacgatccgacgtcgtttcaaaataaagtcgagaatcgacgtttttcgacgtcgacgaaaatcgaaaagaaaaccatcaaaacgtaggtagagatgttacctacgtGAATCTATGATCAAAAAGGTGCTCGGCGCTCGTCTCCTCGCTCaaaacggagctcaaaagcttgagctcaagctaaaaatgaaaatggcgtgagtggtgtgtgttttaggtgttgtgtgtgtgagtttgtGTGTTGTGCGTGAGTGTTTGGCTGTAGCAGCCATAAGTTAGTGAGGGGAAAGGtgttgggcggttggggggtggttaagggtaggttagatatttagtcgttaaatatctcgtctcgtctcgttttaacgactaactaccatactcttcgttactcgccctctcaacctctactcactttcattgcactcgtaattctatataaatatagaaaatacaagctcgttctcgaaattctgataaacgagctcggttcgtttatcgagaaatcccggtttactattcactcgtcgtccaaaaataaaaactttcattattggactcgtatcgaaaaactaagaatatttctcgacgacgtgcacgtaagattttgaaagtcaacaaaagacgaaatagccgtattttactattcatcgtcaaaaagtcaaaaatttcaaaaacgtcttaacggactcagatttcacttccgagttcaccgttctcattcaaataattatctagaattattcaaatactcaaactcaaatacggatataaaatcccacatcatcctcacatcatcaaaagaacatctcaacatctttaaaatataacaacaaaacttcatataactcttcatctctttacaaagtaaatcaaacaagggatctaaaccttaattactcaaaatcaagcaattaaacacgtcatcaaaagtccgggtattacataccctcccccttaaaataaatttcgtcccgaaatttgtaccttctgtaaatgtttcgggtacttctctcacatcttatcatcaagctctctttccacttctttctaattATAACGTCTCCACTGGACTTTAACCAGTGCAATCgacttatttctcaattgtCGAATCttatgatttagcatcatctgaggtctctctctcttcataactcaagtcaatttctaagatcatttcttcttagtaaaccacatggtttgggttgaaaatatatcctctcaattgtgacacgtgaaacacgttatgcacatttccaaagctaggtggcaaagccaacttgtacgctattggacctatcttttgcaatatctcgtaaggacttataaccctgggtctaagctgtcctttaactccaaatctattcatcccctttgagggtgaaaccttcaagaaaacttcgTCTCCTATCtagaaactttgtctcacatcttataggcaaactcaattagtggcaacacattctcccgatgtactcctctatcaaggatagtagttcttatcatatcttctatcgtctgctatgctaaaattcatccttgtacccaactctttctgtaactcatccaaaaacgtgatgtaatatttttttttttgaatctctctctgaggtgatctacaccggtactcaatgcaatcttataatctcacgaacgtacaattgtgct is a window encoding:
- the LOC130996819 gene encoding photosystem II CP47 reaction center protein, producing the protein MHTTLVAGWAGSMALYELAVFDPSDPILDPMWRQGMFVIPFMTRLGITNSWGGWSIIGGTVTNPGIWSYEGVAGAHIVFSGLCFLAAIWHWVYWDLEIFSDERTGKPSLDLPKIFGIHLFLSGVACFGFGAFHVTGLYGPGIWVSDPYGLTGRVQPVNPSWGVEGFDPFVPGGIASHHIAAGTLGILAGLFHLSVRPPQRLYKGLRMGNIETVLSSSIAAVFFAAFVVAGTMWYGSATTPIELFGPTRYQWDQGYFQQEIYRRVSAGLAENQSLSEVWSKIPEKLAFYDYIGNNPAKGGLFRAGSMDNGDGIAVGWLGHPIFRDKEGRELFVRRMPTFFETFPVVLVDGDGIVRADVPFRRAESKYSVEQVGVTVEFYGGELNGVSYSDPATVKKYARRAQLGEIFELDRATLKSDGVFRSSPRGWFTFGHASFALLFFFGHIWHGARTLFRDVFAGIDPDLDAQVEFGAFQKLGDPTTRRQAV